One Rhododendron vialii isolate Sample 1 chromosome 2a, ASM3025357v1 genomic region harbors:
- the LOC131313689 gene encoding F-box/kelch-repeat protein At3g23880-like, with translation MGRKKKRSRRRRRRKEKNNCTSKAESSFPNIIVPEEIIVEILSRLPLDSLTRFTSVSKQWCSLISDISVAKTGSLAGLVLSDSGAYSFSPHSIDQHQQEVLHIHMKSFRVPDNMHGYVMGSCNGLLLMHTDEDLFLWNPLTRFFKKVLAFDRLRDVSYRVRSGLCYDSTSDEYKPVIAFAHQTPSYGGEFVVVGSLKSKSWAVIHFPYRVPTVESGPIVNENLHWYDCKINDSGNYFLSPHQIIYFDARMDEFKEVPMPDPGGEDGDIICGLGTLDGCLFMFRSGNSEKNVELLVMKDYGVQESWTIMVVVSDCLTSSSYNESLEPLGYTKNGEILTRVWTWMECGWQIWAFNPNDNSHRRISIPEVPNCYALTMHKESLIIPTDYDWEEEEQKGEASYVFHCNYSRRLKKGKDGYWTTEYIEDSA, from the coding sequence AtgggaaggaagaaaaaaaggtcacgacgaaggagaagaaggaaggaaaagAACAACTGTACATCAAAAGCAGAATCAAGTTTTCCTAATATTATTGTTCCAGAAGAAATCATTGTCGAAATACTATCAAGGTTACCCCTCGATTCTCTTACTCGATTCACAAGCGTTTCCAAGCAATGGTGTTCTTTGATATCCGACATATCCGTCGCAAAAACCGGCTCACTGGCGGGTCTCGTCCTGTCCGACTCGGGAGCATATTCCTTTTCACCTCACTCCATTGACCAACATCAACAGGAAGTACTTCACATACACATGAAAAGCTTTCGTGTTCCTGACAACATGCATGGGTACGTCATGGGATCGTGCAACGGGTTGTTGCTAATGCATACCGACGAGGATTTGTTCTTGTGGAATCCACTGACTAGGTTCTTCAAGAAAGTGCTAGCATTTGACCGATTGCGTGACGTCAGCTACCGAGTTCGTTCTGGGCTTTGCTATGACTCCACCAGTGATGAGTACAAGCCTGTTATTGCCTTTGCTCACCAGACTCCAAGTTACGGAGGCGAATTTGTAGTGGTTGGTAGTCTCAAAAGTAAAAGTTGGGCAGTAATTCACTTCCCGTATAGGGTACCTACAGTGGAATCGGGGCCTATAGTCAATGAAAATCTTCATTGGTATGACTGTAAGATCAATGATTCAGGTAATTATTTCCTTTCGCCCCACCAAATTATTTACTTCGATGCAAGAATGGATGAATTCAAGGAGGTACCGATGCCAGATCCTGGAGGTGAGGACGGAGATATCATTTGCGGATTGGGAACTTTGGATGGATGCCTTTTTATGTTTCGTTCAGGCAATAGTGAAAAAAATGTCGAGCTATTAGTTATGAAAGATTATGGTGTGCAGGAATCTTGGACTATTATGGTCGTGGTTTCAGATTGTTTGACCTCTAGTTCTTATAATGAGTCGTTGGAGCCATTAGGTTATACAAAGAATGGCGAAATCCTAACTCGAGTTTGGACATGGATGGAATGCGGTTGGCAAATATGGGCATTCAATCCGAATGACAATTCCCATAGGAGAATTTCAATTCCAGAGGTTCCCAATTGTTATGCATTAACTATGCATAAGGAAAGTTTGATTATCCCTACTGACTATGATTGGGAAGAGGAAGAGCAGAAAGGGGAAGCGTCATATGTGTTTCACTGTAATTACTCGCGGAGATTGAAAAAGGGCAAGGATGGTTACTGGACCACGGAATACATAGAAGATTCAGCATAA
- the LOC131313711 gene encoding F-box/kelch-repeat protein At3g06240-like, producing the protein MSKGETNDFSHWAIFPPEIIADILSRLPVKSLCRFKCVSPSWNFLISSPYFAQTHLNRTNASNPKHLVRNIIFFCRSHDLYSVNLTADIPFATKIDFSKSLQQPPENKWANVLGSCNGLLLASDKGNNSNFLLLNPSTRECKKLPPLPFVIDLYMYGYGLGYDSSKDDYKVVLLSSCHTESGSKSESQSESSTLSGTTIVAVYSHKTNAWRRIKVIHCILGLTSFGVNCNGRLHWLSFRGNSYVMVAFDWEDEIFREVPLPASFVHDDFAYYDVVIVGDCLCLVDKTRSVIWMMKEYGVRASWTKILICRHNMRLLDVLGLFAEEEFVLNITGKMIQDKLVVYNPTQRTLRGIPVRGIPTIFRFGGTYVESLVSPHLCNHGGGIGKQGQSSSGMLEK; encoded by the coding sequence ATGTCCAAAGGAGAGACCAACGACTTCTCCCACTGGGCAATCTTTCCGCCGGAGATCATCGCCGACATACTCTCTCGACTGCCGGTGAAGTCTCTTTGCCGATTCAAGTGCGTCTCTCCCTCGTGGAATTTCCTAATCTCATCCCCCTATTTCGCCCAAACCCACCTCAATCGAACCAACGCCAGTAACCCTAAACACCTCGTCCGCAAcatcattttcttttgccgGTCTCACGATCTCTACTCCGTCAATCTCACCGCTGATATTCCGTTTGCCACGAAGATTGATTTTTCTAAATCGCTCCAACAACCACCCGAGAACAAGTGGGCCAATGTATTGGGCTCTTGCAACGGCTTGCTTCTTGCTTCCGATAAAGGTAATAATTCCAACTTCCTCTTGTTGAATCCGTCTACTAGAGAATGTAAGAAACTGCCTCCGTTGCCTTTTGTCATCGATCTTTACATGTATGGATATGGTTTGGGTTATGATTCATCTAAGGATGATTACAAGGTCGTGTTGCTCTCGTCTTGTCATACTGAATCTGGATCTAAGTCTGAGTCTCAATCTGAATCTTCTACTCTGAGTGGTACAACGATTGTGGCTGTCTACTCACACAAAACTAATGCTTGGAGGAGAATAAAAGTTATCCATTGTATCCTTGGCTTGACTTCGTTTGGTGTTAACTGTAATGGGCGTCTCCATTGGCTTTCTTTTAGGGGTAATTCGTATGTGATGGTTGCTTTCGATTGGGAGGATGAGATTTTTAGGGAAGTGCCATTGCCTGCTTCATTTGTTCATGACGACTTTGCGTATTATGATGTGGTGATTGTCGGGGATTGTCTATGTTTGGTTGATAAAACAAGAAGTGTCATTTGGATGATGAAGGAGTACGGGGTTAGAGCGTCGTGGaccaaaattttgatttgtagACATAATATGCGTCTACTGGATGTGTTGGGTTTGTTTGCGGAAGAGGAATTTGTGTTGAACATAACGGGAAAGATGATACAAGATAAATTAGTTGTGTACAATCCCACACAACGAACGCTGAGGGGCATTCCGGTTCGTGGCATTCCAACTATATTTAGATTTGGGGGCACCTATGTCGAGAGCCTTGTCTCTCCTCATCTATGTAATCATGGAGGAGGGATTGGGAAGCAAGGACAATCTTCTTCAGGTATGCTAGAGAAATAG